The Streptomyces sp. NBC_01275 genome has a segment encoding these proteins:
- a CDS encoding DUF402 domain-containing protein codes for MADGGAVRRAGTGGAAAFWRPGDQILWRYRENGGARFHIARPVTVVRDDAELLAVWMAPGTQCVKPVLADGTPLHQEPLRTRYTKPRTVQLDRWFGTGVLKLARPGEPWSVWLFWDPGWQFKNWYVNLEEPLARWDGGVDSEDHFLDICVYPDRTWGWRDEDEFAQAQQDGLMDAELAERVREAGRSAVAAIRAWGPPFGDGWQHWRPDPSWAVPLLPEDWDRMPAHMST; via the coding sequence ATGGCAGACGGTGGAGCGGTGAGACGCGCGGGAACGGGTGGTGCTGCGGCTTTCTGGAGACCCGGGGATCAGATCCTGTGGCGCTACCGGGAGAACGGCGGCGCGCGCTTCCACATCGCCCGGCCGGTCACCGTGGTCCGCGACGACGCCGAGCTGCTCGCCGTCTGGATGGCCCCGGGCACGCAGTGCGTGAAGCCCGTGCTCGCGGACGGCACGCCGCTGCACCAGGAGCCGCTGCGGACCCGGTACACCAAGCCACGGACCGTCCAGCTCGACCGGTGGTTCGGCACGGGCGTGCTGAAGCTGGCCCGGCCCGGCGAGCCCTGGTCGGTGTGGCTGTTCTGGGATCCGGGCTGGCAGTTCAAGAACTGGTATGTCAATCTCGAGGAGCCGCTGGCCCGTTGGGACGGCGGGGTGGACTCCGAGGACCACTTCCTGGACATCTGCGTGTATCCGGACCGTACTTGGGGCTGGCGCGACGAGGACGAGTTCGCGCAGGCCCAGCAGGACGGTCTGATGGACGCCGAACTCGCCGAGCGGGTGCGGGAGGCGGGCCGCTCGGCGGTGGCGGCGATCCGTGCCTGGGGGCCGCCGTTCGGCGACGGCTGGCAGCACTGGCGCCCGGATCCGTCCTGGGCCGTACCGTTGCTTCCGGAGGACTGGGACCGTATGCCGGCGCACATGTCCACATGA
- a CDS encoding SPFH domain-containing protein, with protein MSMSASEHASSAPPEATGTTDALDTPAPRIEEFTAHSVAGGLALLLGLAGLLAGGGMIAGATIVTADGLKAALIAFGVLVGLAAFLAMCGLNTVAPGEARVVQLFGRYRGTIREDGLRWVNPFTSREKISTRVRNHETPVLKVNDAYGNPIELAAVVVWRVQDTAQATFEVDDFLEFVATQTEAAVRHIAIEYPYDAHDEAGLSLRGNAEEITEKLAVELHARVATAGVRIIESRFTHLAYAPEIASAMLQRQQAGAVVAARREIVDGAVGMVEAALNRISEQGIVELDDERKAAMVSNLMVVLCGDRAPQPVLNTGTLYQ; from the coding sequence ATGTCCATGTCCGCATCCGAGCACGCCTCTTCCGCACCGCCCGAGGCGACCGGGACCACCGACGCGCTCGACACGCCCGCCCCGCGCATCGAGGAGTTCACCGCGCACAGCGTGGCCGGCGGGCTCGCGCTGCTGCTCGGGCTCGCCGGGCTGCTGGCCGGCGGCGGGATGATCGCGGGGGCCACCATAGTGACCGCGGACGGCCTCAAGGCCGCCCTGATCGCCTTCGGCGTCCTGGTCGGTCTCGCCGCGTTCCTCGCGATGTGCGGGCTGAACACGGTGGCGCCGGGCGAGGCGCGCGTGGTGCAGCTCTTCGGGCGGTACCGGGGGACGATCCGCGAGGACGGACTGCGCTGGGTGAACCCCTTCACCTCCCGCGAGAAGATCTCCACCCGCGTCCGCAACCACGAGACGCCCGTACTGAAGGTCAACGACGCCTACGGCAACCCCATAGAGCTCGCCGCGGTCGTGGTGTGGCGGGTACAGGACACCGCGCAGGCCACCTTCGAGGTGGACGACTTCCTGGAGTTCGTCGCCACCCAGACCGAGGCCGCCGTACGGCACATCGCCATCGAGTACCCCTACGACGCCCATGACGAGGCCGGTCTCTCGCTGCGCGGCAACGCCGAGGAGATCACCGAGAAGCTCGCCGTCGAGTTGCACGCGCGCGTGGCGACGGCCGGTGTGCGGATCATCGAGTCGCGCTTCACCCACCTCGCGTACGCTCCCGAGATCGCCTCGGCGATGCTCCAGCGGCAGCAGGCCGGCGCGGTGGTCGCGGCGCGGCGGGAGATCGTGGACGGGGCCGTCGGGATGGTCGAGGCGGCGCTGAACCGGATCTCCGAGCAGGGCATCGTGGAACTGGACGACGAGCGGAAGGCGGCGATGGTGTCCAACCTGATGGTGGTGCTGTGCGGGGACCGGGCGCCCCAGCCGGTGCTGAACACCGGGACCCTCTACCAGTGA
- a CDS encoding ABC transporter permease — MSVRQWSQDLGMGIRFAFAGGREGWVRAVLTALGVGLGVALLLLSTALPNALAVRHEREQARMDYSFTEKPVPKADDTVLVAHADTTFREQDVRGRLVEPEGTHAPLPPGVNAYPAKGEMLVSPALKKLLASDGAGLLRERLPYRIVGSIGESGLIGSHELAYYAGASGLAPRINGFGVSRLTKFGDPNPTPEATDPVLVLLNIVVIVMLLMPVAVFIAAAVRFGGERRDRRLAALRLVGADGRMTRRIAAGEALAGALLGLVIGTGFFLVGRQVAGSVEMLGISVWPSYLNPSPALAALVAVAVPASAVLVTLLSLRGVVIEPLGVVRAAKPARRRLWWRLLLPVGGLAMLYPMIGQGRENGDFNQYLVVGGVLLLLVGVTALLPWLVEALVARLGSGGVAWQLAVRRLQLSSGTAARMVNGIAVAVAGAIALQMLFAGVDSDYTQATTDQDVRRAQMQVQVPQGAPMATTVKAFQETKGVRKVTALWEEYLGDVTWTNEDGPTLSDSLAMGDCMTLREVAKLPSCKDGDIFVLDGYDGYSGDATKMNEPGKKLYMSSSSYSQRGHEVVWTVPAGIKQAHSIDDPTGNRRSGFLMTPGAMPKDAEKILSGQLYLSIDQSVPDAFDYARNTAARVDPQADPMMWASSREAARFTSLRTGLLVGSAAVLALIGASLLVSQLEQLRERRKLLSSLVAFGTRRRTLGLSVLWQTAIPIVLGLLLASAVGITLGAVLLKMTGTSVSVDWASVLSMVGIGGAVVLVVTLLSLPPLLRLLRPDGLRTE; from the coding sequence ATGAGCGTGCGCCAGTGGTCCCAGGACCTGGGGATGGGGATCCGGTTCGCCTTCGCGGGCGGGCGGGAGGGATGGGTCCGGGCGGTGCTGACCGCGCTCGGCGTCGGGCTCGGGGTGGCGCTGCTGCTGCTGTCGACCGCGCTGCCGAACGCCCTCGCGGTGCGGCACGAACGCGAACAGGCCCGGATGGACTACTCGTTCACGGAAAAGCCGGTGCCGAAGGCCGACGACACCGTGCTGGTCGCCCACGCCGACACGACGTTCCGCGAGCAGGACGTACGCGGCCGGCTGGTGGAGCCCGAGGGGACGCACGCCCCGCTGCCGCCCGGCGTGAACGCCTACCCGGCCAAGGGCGAGATGCTGGTCTCGCCCGCCCTGAAGAAGCTGCTCGCCTCCGACGGGGCAGGGCTGCTGCGGGAGCGGCTGCCGTACCGGATCGTCGGGAGCATCGGGGAGAGCGGGCTCATCGGCTCGCACGAACTCGCCTACTACGCGGGCGCCTCCGGACTCGCCCCGCGCATCAACGGCTTCGGCGTGTCCCGGCTGACGAAGTTCGGGGACCCGAATCCGACGCCCGAGGCCACCGACCCGGTGCTGGTGCTGCTGAACATCGTGGTGATCGTGATGCTGCTGATGCCGGTGGCCGTGTTCATCGCGGCGGCCGTGCGGTTCGGCGGCGAGCGGCGCGACCGCAGGCTGGCCGCACTGCGCCTGGTGGGTGCCGACGGCCGGATGACCCGCCGCATCGCGGCGGGCGAGGCGCTGGCCGGCGCCCTGCTCGGCCTGGTCATCGGCACCGGCTTCTTCCTGGTCGGACGTCAGGTGGCGGGCTCCGTCGAGATGCTCGGCATCAGCGTGTGGCCCAGCTACCTCAACCCCTCCCCCGCACTGGCCGCGCTGGTGGCGGTGGCGGTGCCGGCGTCCGCCGTCCTCGTCACCCTCCTCTCGCTGCGCGGTGTGGTGATCGAACCGCTCGGCGTGGTGCGCGCGGCGAAGCCCGCCCGGCGCCGGCTGTGGTGGCGGCTGCTGCTGCCGGTGGGCGGCCTCGCGATGCTCTACCCGATGATCGGCCAGGGCCGTGAGAACGGCGACTTCAACCAGTACCTGGTGGTCGGCGGCGTCCTGCTGCTCCTCGTCGGGGTCACCGCACTGCTGCCCTGGCTGGTGGAGGCGCTCGTCGCCCGGCTCGGCTCCGGCGGCGTCGCCTGGCAACTGGCGGTACGGCGGCTGCAGTTGAGCAGCGGCACGGCGGCCCGGATGGTCAACGGCATCGCCGTGGCGGTGGCCGGGGCCATCGCGCTGCAGATGCTGTTCGCCGGTGTGGACAGCGACTACACCCAGGCGACGACCGACCAGGACGTCCGGCGGGCGCAGATGCAGGTGCAGGTGCCGCAGGGCGCTCCGATGGCCACGACCGTCAAGGCGTTCCAGGAGACCAAGGGCGTCCGCAAGGTCACGGCGCTGTGGGAGGAGTACCTAGGCGACGTCACCTGGACGAACGAGGACGGCCCGACCCTGTCCGACTCGCTGGCCATGGGCGACTGCATGACCCTGCGCGAGGTCGCGAAGCTGCCTTCCTGCAAGGACGGCGACATCTTCGTCCTCGACGGCTACGACGGGTACTCCGGGGACGCAACAAAGATGAACGAGCCCGGCAAGAAGCTGTACATGTCGTCGTCCTCCTACTCCCAACGCGGCCACGAGGTCGTCTGGACCGTCCCGGCCGGCATCAAGCAGGCCCACTCGATCGACGACCCGACCGGCAACCGGCGCAGCGGCTTCCTGATGACGCCGGGCGCGATGCCGAAGGACGCCGAGAAGATCCTCTCCGGCCAGCTGTACCTCTCGATCGACCAGTCCGTGCCCGACGCCTTCGACTACGCCCGCAACACCGCGGCGCGGGTGGACCCGCAGGCCGACCCGATGATGTGGGCGTCCAGCCGGGAGGCCGCCCGGTTCACCTCCCTGCGCACCGGCCTGCTCGTCGGCTCCGCCGCCGTGCTGGCGCTGATCGGGGCGAGTCTGCTGGTGTCGCAGCTGGAGCAGTTGCGCGAGCGCCGCAAGCTGCTGTCGTCGCTGGTCGCCTTCGGCACCCGGCGCCGCACGCTGGGCCTGTCGGTGCTGTGGCAGACGGCGATCCCGATCGTGCTGGGCCTGCTGCTGGCCTCGGCGGTGGGCATCACGCTGGGCGCGGTGCTGCTGAAGATGACGGGCACGTCGGTGAGCGTTGACTGGGCGAGCGTGCTGTCGATGGTCGGCATCGGCGGGGCGGTGGTCCTGGTGGTGACGCTGCTGAGCCTGCCCCCGCTGCTGCGGCTGCTGCGGCCGGACGGGCTGCGCACGGAGTAG
- a CDS encoding SpoIIE family protein phosphatase has protein sequence MTEQPTSYERPQGVDDPTDTRGALLRTPATGAAALPPPAAGQARTENKDGKNDKGGLDGLDGLDGKGKDPADSSPESGSGSGLGAAPGSSPGTGPGTGIGSGSGTGLGAGSGTGIGAGPDSDPEHSQPSAVAEPDTHRPRPAPEGIPVQPGSEARPERSAGGLDRRGGGQGTTPGRPTPMRRDGDRLRFVGAATRRIARGLDLDEIVMGLCRATVPTFSDAILVYLRDPLPVGDERPVADRVMLRLRRTDRIPEERDTETGFAALALPPPDPAELTELSAAIGELCEVRPGGALAEVLRGVRPVFADNPAAHTALPELLGEDSQLVIPDGQRAILAPLRGRRRVIGAAVFLRRPERIPFENDDLLVAAQLATHSALGIDKAVLYDREAYIADELQRTMLPETLPRCTGVRLASRYLPAAETARVGGDWYDAIPLPGSRVALVVGDVMGHSMTSAAIMGQLRTTAQTLAGLDLPPQEVLHHLDEQAQRLGTDRMATCLYAVYDPVSHRITIANAGHPPPILLHLGGRAEVLRVPPGAPIGVGGVDFEAVELDAPAGATLLLYTDGLVESRLRDVATGIEQLREKLAATAQLTGPDHPPPLEALCDEVLDMLGPGDRDDDIALLAARFDGIAPSDVAYWFLEPEDAAPGRARRLARRALSRWGLEDMTDSVELLVSEVVTNAVRYATRPVTLRLLRTDVLRCEVGDDVPQLPRLRQARATDEGGRGLYLVNRLARRWGATRLSTGKVVWFELNRS, from the coding sequence GTGACGGAGCAGCCCACGTCCTACGAACGCCCCCAGGGCGTCGACGACCCCACGGACACCCGCGGGGCGCTCCTGCGTACCCCGGCGACGGGCGCGGCGGCCTTACCTCCTCCCGCGGCGGGCCAGGCCCGCACGGAGAACAAGGACGGCAAGAACGACAAAGGCGGCCTGGACGGCTTGGACGGTCTGGACGGCAAGGGAAAAGATCCGGCCGATTCGAGTCCGGAATCGGGCTCCGGCTCGGGTCTCGGCGCGGCTCCTGGTTCGAGCCCCGGCACGGGTCCCGGCACGGGCATCGGCTCGGGCTCCGGCACGGGTCTCGGCGCGGGCTCCGGTACAGGCATCGGCGCGGGTCCTGATTCGGATCCCGAGCACTCCCAGCCCTCGGCCGTCGCCGAGCCGGACACGCACCGGCCGCGGCCCGCGCCGGAGGGCATCCCGGTCCAGCCGGGCTCCGAAGCGCGCCCTGAGCGCAGTGCCGGCGGGCTGGATCGCCGGGGCGGCGGGCAGGGCACGACACCGGGCCGGCCCACGCCCATGCGGCGGGACGGCGACCGGCTGCGCTTCGTGGGCGCCGCGACCCGACGGATCGCCCGGGGACTGGACCTCGACGAGATCGTGATGGGGCTGTGCCGGGCCACCGTGCCGACCTTCTCCGACGCGATCCTGGTCTATCTGCGCGACCCGCTGCCGGTCGGCGACGAACGGCCGGTGGCGGACCGCGTCATGCTGCGGCTGCGGCGCACCGACCGGATCCCGGAGGAGCGCGACACCGAGACCGGCTTCGCGGCCCTCGCCCTGCCTCCCCCGGACCCCGCCGAGCTGACCGAGCTGTCGGCGGCGATCGGGGAGCTGTGCGAGGTGCGGCCCGGCGGTGCGCTCGCGGAGGTGCTGCGCGGGGTGCGTCCGGTGTTCGCGGACAATCCGGCCGCGCACACCGCGCTGCCGGAACTCCTCGGCGAGGACAGCCAGTTGGTCATCCCCGACGGCCAGCGGGCGATCCTGGCCCCGCTGCGCGGCCGCCGCCGGGTGATCGGCGCCGCGGTCTTCCTGCGCCGCCCGGAACGCATCCCGTTCGAGAACGACGACCTCCTGGTCGCCGCCCAGCTCGCCACGCACAGCGCCCTCGGCATCGACAAGGCGGTGCTGTACGACCGCGAGGCGTACATCGCCGACGAGCTCCAGCGGACCATGCTGCCGGAGACCCTGCCGCGCTGCACCGGCGTACGGCTGGCGTCCCGCTATCTGCCGGCCGCGGAGACCGCGCGGGTCGGCGGCGACTGGTACGACGCCATCCCGCTGCCCGGCAGCCGGGTGGCGCTGGTGGTGGGCGACGTCATGGGGCACTCCATGACCTCGGCGGCCATCATGGGCCAGCTCCGGACGACCGCCCAGACCCTCGCCGGGCTCGACCTGCCGCCGCAGGAGGTGCTGCACCACCTCGACGAGCAGGCCCAGCGCCTGGGCACCGACCGCATGGCGACCTGTCTGTACGCCGTCTACGACCCGGTCTCGCACCGCATCACCATCGCCAACGCGGGCCATCCCCCGCCCATCCTGCTGCACCTGGGCGGCCGGGCCGAGGTGCTGCGGGTGCCGCCGGGCGCGCCGATCGGGGTCGGCGGGGTGGACTTCGAGGCGGTGGAGCTGGACGCGCCCGCCGGGGCGACGCTCCTGCTGTACACCGACGGCCTGGTGGAGTCCCGGCTGCGGGACGTGGCGACCGGGATAGAGCAGCTGCGCGAGAAGCTCGCCGCGACCGCACAGCTGACCGGCCCCGACCATCCGCCGCCCCTCGAGGCCCTGTGCGACGAGGTGCTCGACATGCTCGGGCCCGGCGACCGGGACGACGACATCGCGCTGCTCGCCGCCCGCTTCGACGGGATCGCGCCGAGCGACGTGGCGTACTGGTTCCTGGAGCCGGAGGACGCGGCGCCGGGCCGGGCCCGGCGGCTGGCGCGGCGCGCGCTGTCCCGCTGGGGCCTGGAGGACATGACCGACTCGGTCGAGCTGCTGGTCAGCGAGGTCGTCACCAACGCGGTGCGGTACGCCACCCGGCCGGTCACCCTGCGGCTGCTGCGCACGGACGTGCTGCGCTGCGAGGTCGGCGACGACGTGCCGCAGCTGCCTCGGCTGCGGCAGGCCCGGGCCACCGACGAGGGCGGGCGCGGACTGTACCTGGTGAACCGGCTGGCCCGGCGCTGGGGCGCGACCCGGCTGAGCACGGGGAAGGTCGTCTGGTTCGAGCTGAACCGGAGCTGA
- a CDS encoding ABC transporter ATP-binding protein, which produces MTAPEGSLLTAEDLHKAYGPTLALDGAEFSIHAGEVVAVMGPSGSGKSTLLHCLAGIVTPDSGSILYNGQDLATMSDAGRSALRRSEFGFVFQFGQLVPELTCVENVALPLRLNGAPRKQAERTALGWMERLEVDDLAKKRPGEVSGGQGQRVAVARSLVTSPRVVFADEPTGALDSLNGERVMELLTEAARSANAAVVLVTHEARVAAYSDREIVVRDGKSRDMERVV; this is translated from the coding sequence ATGACCGCTCCCGAGGGATCCCTGCTCACCGCCGAGGACCTGCACAAGGCGTACGGCCCGACGCTCGCGCTGGACGGCGCCGAGTTCTCCATCCACGCCGGCGAGGTCGTCGCCGTGATGGGCCCGTCCGGGTCCGGCAAGTCGACGCTGCTGCACTGTCTCGCCGGCATCGTGACGCCCGACTCGGGCTCGATCCTGTACAACGGCCAGGACCTCGCGACGATGAGCGACGCCGGGCGCAGTGCGCTGCGGCGCTCGGAGTTCGGGTTCGTGTTCCAGTTCGGGCAGCTCGTGCCGGAGCTGACCTGCGTGGAGAACGTGGCGCTGCCGCTGCGGCTGAACGGCGCCCCGCGCAAGCAGGCCGAGCGGACCGCGCTCGGCTGGATGGAGCGGCTGGAGGTCGACGACCTCGCCAAGAAGCGGCCCGGCGAGGTGTCCGGCGGCCAGGGGCAGCGGGTGGCCGTGGCGCGTTCGCTCGTCACCAGCCCGCGGGTCGTCTTCGCCGACGAGCCGACCGGCGCGCTGGACTCGCTCAACGGCGAGCGCGTGATGGAGCTGCTCACCGAGGCGGCCCGCTCGGCCAACGCGGCCGTGGTGCTGGTGACGCACGAGGCGCGGGTGGCCGCCTACTCCGACCGCGAGATCGTCGTACGGGACGGCAAGTCGCGCGACATGGAGCGCGTCGTATGA
- a CDS encoding PadR family transcriptional regulator — MSIGHTLLGLLESGPRHGYDLKRAFDEKFGHDRPLHYGQVYSTMSRLLKHGLVEVDGIEAGGGPERKRYAITDAGVTDVERWLGTPEKPEPYLQSTLYTKIVLALLTHRDAADILDTQRAEHLRSMRILTDRKRKGDLADQLICDHALFHLEADLRWLELAAARLDKLKAQVTA; from the coding sequence ATGTCCATCGGTCACACCCTCCTGGGACTCCTGGAGTCCGGGCCCCGCCACGGTTACGACCTCAAGCGGGCCTTCGACGAGAAGTTCGGTCACGACCGGCCGCTGCACTACGGCCAGGTCTACTCGACGATGTCGCGGCTGCTGAAGCACGGGCTCGTCGAGGTCGACGGCATCGAGGCCGGCGGCGGTCCCGAGCGCAAGCGGTACGCCATCACCGACGCCGGTGTCACCGACGTGGAACGGTGGCTCGGCACGCCCGAGAAGCCCGAGCCGTACCTTCAGTCCACGCTGTACACCAAGATCGTCCTCGCGCTGCTCACCCACCGCGACGCGGCCGACATCCTCGACACCCAGCGCGCCGAGCATCTGCGCAGCATGCGCATCCTCACCGATCGCAAGCGCAAGGGCGACCTCGCCGACCAGCTGATCTGCGACCACGCACTGTTCCACCTCGAGGCCGACCTGCGCTGGCTGGAGCTGGCCGCCGCGCGTCTCGACAAGCTGAAGGCGCAGGTGACGGCATGA
- a CDS encoding transglycosylase domain-containing protein: MGRAEERRARQRGGHRAAPRDRSSATEAPPAPSSASEPVSEPVASAEGGGRAAARRGAKKGRSGRAASGGKKDGKGGKKDKSFIRRLFTWKKVLGTFLGLVVLTVGAFIALYMTTPIPSANPDAELQSNVYEYSGGAILTRDGKLNRENVDLASVPRAVQYTFVAAENKSFYDDPGVDLRGTARGMINTLMGKGAQGGSTITQQYVKNYYLTQEQTVTRKLKELVISLKLEREKSKNYILAGYINTSYYGRSAYGIQAAAQAYYRVDADKLNVQQGAYLAALLQAPSQYDWAVATDTGKRLVKARWNYVLDNMVEEGWLNKTKREAMTFPEPEEPKAAPGQEGQVGYLVDAANTELAKQLVSQGLADDFESGMALVRRGGWTIELNIDKKKQKALEQSVKDQLTSKLDKKKRSVDGDVQAGAVSVNPKTGAVEAMYGGVGYTEHYLNNATRTDYQPASTFKPVILAAAIDQAAKTQDGKEIGANTIYDGTSKRPVVGSDIAFAPENEDDQDYGDVTVQTALNKSINSVFAQMGVDVGMDKVLKVAQDLGMDTEDLKAVPAQTLGTMGASPLQMAAVYATLDNHGKQVTPALIKSVENSVHSLKLSDPIGKQVISRNAADSVTSVLTGVVDDGTAKTSVRDNPKRKGQKVAGKTGTSDGNKSAWFTGYTPDLVTSVGLFGESAKAPHPQVALTGATTGLTTVAGRINGGGFPAQIWADYTFGVSTKVTKFDLDTDQGAAVQTASPSASSSPSTSSSPSSSPSTSSSPSSSPSTSSSPSSSPSTSSSPSSTPTGGTSTEPSTEDPSTEPENPDDPLSGQ, translated from the coding sequence ATGGGACGAGCGGAAGAGAGACGAGCGCGACAGCGCGGTGGCCACCGCGCGGCGCCCAGGGACCGCTCGTCGGCGACGGAGGCGCCCCCGGCCCCCTCGTCGGCCTCGGAGCCCGTGTCGGAGCCTGTGGCGTCCGCCGAGGGCGGGGGCCGCGCGGCCGCCCGCAGGGGCGCGAAGAAGGGCCGGAGCGGCAGGGCCGCGAGCGGCGGCAAGAAGGACGGCAAGGGCGGCAAGAAGGACAAGAGCTTCATACGCCGGCTCTTCACCTGGAAGAAGGTCCTCGGCACGTTCCTCGGCCTGGTCGTCCTCACCGTCGGCGCCTTCATCGCGCTGTACATGACGACGCCGATCCCCTCCGCGAACCCCGACGCCGAACTGCAGAGCAACGTCTACGAGTACAGCGGCGGCGCGATCCTCACCCGCGACGGCAAACTCAACCGCGAGAACGTCGACCTCGCCAGCGTCCCCAGGGCCGTCCAGTACACCTTCGTCGCCGCCGAGAACAAGAGCTTCTACGACGACCCCGGCGTCGACCTCAGGGGCACCGCACGCGGCATGATCAACACGCTCATGGGCAAGGGCGCGCAGGGCGGTTCGACGATCACCCAGCAGTACGTCAAGAACTACTACCTGACGCAGGAACAGACCGTCACGCGCAAGCTGAAGGAACTGGTCATCTCGCTGAAGCTGGAACGGGAGAAGTCCAAGAACTACATCCTGGCCGGCTACATCAACACCAGCTACTACGGCCGCAGCGCCTACGGCATCCAGGCCGCCGCCCAGGCCTACTACCGCGTCGACGCCGACAAGCTCAACGTCCAGCAGGGCGCCTACCTCGCCGCGCTGCTCCAGGCGCCCAGCCAGTACGACTGGGCCGTCGCCACCGACACCGGCAAGAGGCTGGTCAAGGCGCGCTGGAACTACGTCCTCGACAACATGGTCGAGGAGGGCTGGCTGAACAAGACCAAGCGCGAGGCCATGACCTTCCCCGAGCCCGAGGAGCCCAAGGCGGCGCCCGGCCAGGAGGGTCAGGTCGGCTACCTCGTCGACGCGGCCAACACCGAACTGGCCAAGCAGCTGGTCTCCCAGGGCCTCGCCGACGACTTCGAGTCGGGCATGGCCCTTGTCAGGCGCGGCGGCTGGACCATCGAGCTCAACATCGACAAGAAGAAGCAGAAGGCGCTGGAGCAGTCCGTCAAGGACCAGCTGACCAGCAAGCTCGACAAGAAGAAGCGCTCGGTCGACGGCGACGTCCAGGCCGGCGCGGTGTCGGTGAACCCGAAGACGGGCGCCGTCGAGGCGATGTACGGCGGTGTCGGCTACACCGAGCACTACCTCAACAACGCCACCCGCACCGACTACCAGCCCGCCTCGACCTTCAAGCCGGTGATCCTCGCCGCGGCCATCGACCAGGCCGCCAAGACGCAGGACGGCAAGGAGATCGGCGCCAACACGATCTACGACGGCACCAGCAAGCGCCCGGTCGTCGGCAGCGACATCGCCTTCGCCCCGGAGAACGAGGACGACCAGGACTACGGCGACGTCACCGTCCAGACGGCGCTGAACAAGTCCATCAACTCCGTCTTCGCGCAGATGGGCGTCGACGTCGGCATGGACAAGGTGCTGAAGGTCGCTCAGGACCTCGGCATGGACACCGAGGACCTGAAGGCGGTGCCCGCGCAGACCCTGGGCACCATGGGCGCGAGCCCCCTGCAGATGGCCGCCGTCTACGCGACCCTCGACAACCACGGCAAGCAGGTCACCCCGGCGCTCATCAAGTCGGTGGAGAACAGCGTCCACTCGCTGAAGCTGTCCGACCCCATCGGCAAGCAGGTCATCAGCCGCAACGCCGCCGACTCGGTCACCTCGGTCCTCACCGGCGTGGTCGACGACGGAACGGCCAAGACCTCCGTGCGGGACAACCCCAAGCGCAAGGGCCAGAAGGTCGCGGGCAAGACGGGCACCTCCGACGGCAACAAGTCGGCCTGGTTCACCGGCTACACCCCGGACCTGGTGACCTCGGTCGGCCTGTTCGGCGAGTCGGCGAAGGCCCCGCACCCGCAGGTCGCGCTGACCGGCGCGACGACGGGCCTGACCACGGTCGCGGGCCGGATCAACGGTGGTGGCTTCCCGGCGCAGATCTGGGCGGACTACACGTTCGGCGTGTCGACCAAGGTCACCAAGTTCGACCTGGACACCGACCAGGGCGCGGCGGTCCAGACCGCGTCGCCGTCGGCGTCCTCGTCCCCGTCGACGAGTTCGTCCCCGTCCTCGTCCCCGTCGACGAGTTCCTCCCCGTCCTCGTCCCCGTCGACGAGTTCCTCCCCGTCCTCGTCCCCGTCGACGAGTTCGTCCCCGTCCAGCACACCGACGGGTGGCACGTCGACGGAACCGAGCACGGAGGATCCGTCGACCGAACCAGAGAATCCGGACGATCCGCTCTCCGGCCAGTAG